Proteins encoded in a region of the Labeo rohita strain BAU-BD-2019 chromosome 22, IGBB_LRoh.1.0, whole genome shotgun sequence genome:
- the aspm gene encoding abnormal spindle-like microcephaly-associated protein isoform X1, with protein MSFKVAKAECLDFSPTFDSCSSDKPGKENNTSIPVLSLLQFSRSPFVSFGTIKLGSSKSVPLRIENPTEDATTTVIVDKIAASKGFSVDRTSFTIQPEDSIILTVTWTPVEEGGVRELLGFTANGIVKHQAILLGKAEATKKKKKTLWDSIKSKKGVPAPSKEKKVSSMPVKSANKTFHVSRQSQYRKERTSNPLSSLNQEPRSAYGSNAFRVNAPSSTPEMSKPAFVTEKFDDVHLQKNSPVVVLLPAEKLLDTPGNKDVPFSRKVECREITRVLNKTLSPASTPERFGNPLCFQSPLPVIGQFAQDQSREPEKPSLSVKDALDVIGSDLSHAVSPPNACSSFDFSDSLESEKPDRETSFKATSVISPPVEVAHPRLTYCVKPNKVIAVESNHDAFRLKALPFSTATVTKANKVGDVHVPDGSKKFPVNSTTVIKGKAEASESPGLRKKKTSRRRLLEKTLELSEPSNAESNTSSADSFSALPVISSDSSPDVALEPKFTSVQVTKEKPTSKLSPPEQILSSISPIRPQVLPSVSSSPSSGLELAAGNVSDKDQPGLYQDQFPVQSRTFVQSKKRKSDEFLRGHSEDKSNVQAKKSRAPAHAKEKSIQEKTFTSRSTSGQQRKAMAPPSSRKLTKPPPKKSSPKTTQKDGRSVKSLSSSSRKPARIVAVAQARLTFIKPTQTAIPRHPLPFAAKNMFYDERWIEKQERGFTWWMNYVLTPDDFKVATEVTKVNALSLTMGNDKFNIPKAPTKEEMSFRTYTARQRLNRLRRAACKLFTSESMVKAIQRLELEVEAKRLLVRKDRHLWKDIGERQKVLNWLISYNPLWLRIGLETIYGELISLESNNDVMGLAMFILGRLLWNPDIAAEFRHAKVPHLYRDGHEEALSRFTLKKLILLVCFLDKAKESRLIEHDPCLFCMDAEFKSSKDLLLAFSRDFLSGEGILSRHLSHLGLAVSHVQTPLDEFNFAVKKLAVDLRCGIRLVRVMELFTLNWTLSRKLRIPAISRLQKVHNVDVALQVLKDKGVDLKDEHGANIDSRDIVDGHREKTLNLLWKIIFAFQVEVLLDENQLKEEISFLRKTWRTKQKLASLMANSGVAATRMKARQAFEHPSQKVTLLMDWVNAVCEFYSLKAENFTVSFSDGRILCYLIHHYHPGHLPAEGIQQRTTQTIECGYRGRVELNNSSSDSDCSFENLPTVQTGTLKSPSVDFRELLENERSNFQLVNTAVSYLGGVPAMINPEDMSNTIPNEKVVTCYLSFLCARLLDLRNETRAARVIQGAWRRYKLQKDIELLQQKNLAATKIQALVRKFILRRRMIRQNKAAIMLQTFWRGYVAREKLRVLKKEKELALQNAAATVIQRTYKAWKIQSLLKKNHAASVIQDAFRKWHTKKLLKRNAAALRIQAWYRMQRCKTQYLDMKRKAVCVQAWFRGHLQRCKFQTLKKRHDASVVIQSAFRAYHVRQHISKMKQNAVLIQRWFRACMLRKAEQKRYFKIKSAVLTLQAAFRGWKVRLSMARRHQAALRIQTAFRRFMAQRHYLCLKRSAIVLQQRYRAKVLGDKFRQEYMALKLASVTIQAIWRGQAERRKISQLHRFAEVIQSNYRRYAARTRFLEMKRAAVVIQRQYRAFRDGRKVYAEYTEIKRAAIVLQSAYRGKRARQELQKKNEAATLIQSVIRAHSCRKRFLALKHAVIVIQQRHRAFELGRVERSHYVQLKQAAITLQAIYRGSKVRENLKREHQAATIIQAQFQMHKIRIAFLAAKCAAIIIQQRYRAYRVGKCMQASYVQMKNAAVVIQSAFRGMKVRNDLRKSHCAAAVIQAHFRGHSQLKKYQRQQWAASVLQQRFRAMMTKNVVMKQYAAIKTAAICIQSAFRGMSVRKQIAERHKSAKIIQRTYRAYKERRDYLALRNATICIQQQYRAIVSARQQHKRYCSLRAAAIILQSMYRGMKVRKEIARKHKAATVIQSMYKMYRTRVRFQAMKLAALVIQRQYKCHLLRKEARKNFLKLRRSVTAIQAIYRGNCTRRDIARMNSAAAVVQRKYLAYKQRKLFLSIRAAVVFCQRRYRSLLVARCDRRDYFAKRQAVVAIQATFRGMQVRRQIRRQHEAATIIQSHVRKHILKLRFQRLRWAVCTVQQRFRANKMMRREMAALQERRSAALILQAAYRGMKSRQTLKQMHRAATTVQATFKAYTARKRYLAMKCAAIVIQQRYRATNAAKQQRKHFLEMCQGALVLQACYRGLKVRRKLLQQRQAAVLIQSCFRRHKEMVKYQAMRLSVVIIQSHYRSYIQAREDRENYLRLRKSAIVIQAAFRGHSLRRQLSEKQEASIIIQAAFRMYQQRSTFKRQRWAARVLQQRLRALKLRDEQMRQYQRVRNAVVCLQKSFRGMKGRELARRTKAARTIQSYLRMTIQRWRFLKEKSAAIAIQSAYRGHCARVQHARMQASATLIQKWYRSRKLVQKDRNSFVALKQATLTLQSALRGMVARRLAKRRRAAIKIQSVMRMHVQRKRYVTLRSSVLKLQAQYRMFVAQRRYRRLQAATATLQKHYRAHRATVEQRSSYLKTLQNIKILQARVRGHIEYRRFQRLRASAVTIQAHYRGVIERRKFLQLKESALVIQKHYRAFHLCQRERAQFLQLRKSAVVIQTAFRAYQTRQHAVRAQAARKIQAWFRGRIARRNYILKQAAVATISRWFQARRQRLRFLAVQHSVRVIQQRWRETLIARKQHADFLRFRKSVICIQALWRGQRVRDSIHKQTTAAVKIQSAFRGFSQRRRYHKQRDAAIILQRHFRVLRLARIKEENLQRRHNAAVCLQALWRGWLARRQVKEMACAARRLRFTAAVYHHLCAIRIQRAVRVHWALKSAKRKISSVLYIQQCFRAKLQRKRYLKDREDIIKTQRAVRTWLRRRNEAAATIQHAVRKLLLRRRKERLQRGIIKAQALWRGHCSRKRHDTSKVISMRCRLREVNRRVKEEDKLCNKTTTALSYLLGLQNYAYILAALKHLETATRLSPECCERLVESGATHTIFTLIRSCNRSVPSMEIITLSIQVLLNLSKYNRTIDAVYDVDNSVETLLDLLQIYREKAGDKVADKGGSIFTKACFLLVLLVQDERRAMEVRKLSKTSDRIRSIYRLTLRKYKMDAERNKVKQKMNTSLNGSFLLQATPRKSKPVARFAPDWVLRRDKLKDIVDPLRAIQMLANALAIVP; from the exons ATGTCGTTTAAAGTCGCAAAAGCGGAGTGTTTGGACTTTAGTCCAACATTTGATTCTTGTAGTAGCGATAAACCCGGTAAAGAAAACAACACTTCAATTCCTGTGCTGAGTTTGCTTCAGTTCTCTAGGTCTCCTTTCGTGTCATTTGGGACGATCAAGTTGGGATCATCCAAATCTGTACCTTTACGAATCGAAAATCCCACCGAGGATGCAACAACGACAGTCATTGTGGATAAAATTGCAGCATCCAAAGGCTTTTCGGTCGATCGGACGTCTTTTACAATACAA CCTGAGGACAGCATTATTTTAACTGTCACTTGGACGCCAGTGGAAGAAGGTGGAGTTCGAGAGCTCCTTGGATTCACTGCAAATGGAATTGTCAAACATCAGGCGATTTTGCTTGGGAAAGCAGAAGCGACAAAGAAGAAAAAG aaaACCTTATGGGATTCAATTAAATCTAAGAAGGGTGTCCCAGCACCCTCAAAAGAGAAGAAAGTGTCTTCAATGCCAGTAAAGTCTGCAAATAAGACATTTCATGTCTCACGCCAGTCACAGTACAGAAAAGAGAGAACATCCAACCCACTGTCATCGTTAAACCAGGAACCAAGGTCTGCCTATGGCTCCAATGCCTTTAGGGTGAATGCACCATCCTCCACTCCTGAGATGTCAAAACCTGCTTTTGTAACAGAAAAGTTTGACGATGTGCATTTGCAAAAGAACTCACCAGTGGTCGTCTTACTACCAGCAGAGAAATTGCTGGATACACCTGGTAACAAGGATGTGCCTTTTTCACGTAAAGTAGAGTGCAGAGAAATCACAAGGGTTTTGAATAAAACACTCTCTCCTGCCAGCACCCCAGAGAGGTTTGGAAACCCATTGTGCTTTCAGAGTCCACTTCCAGTGATTGGACAATTTGCACAAGATCAAAGTCGAGAGCCAGAGAAACCGTCTCTGTCTGTAAAAGACGCTCTGGACGTCATAGGGTCAGATCTGTCACATGCGGTGAGTCCGCCTAATGCTTGCTCAAGCTTTGATTTTTCTGATTCTCTTGAGTCTGAAAAACCAGATCGAGAAACATCATTTAAAGCGACTTCAGTCATTTCGCCACCCGTTGAAGTTGCTCACCCAAGGTTGACTTACTGCGTGAAACCCAACAAAGTCATAGCCGTTGAATCAAATCATGATGCATTTAGGCTCAAGGCGTTACCTTTTAGCACCGCCACAGTGACCAAAGCGAATAAAGTTGGTGATGTCCATGTTCCTGATGGTTCCAAGAAGTTCCCTGTGAATTCAACCACAGTGATCAAAGGCAAAGCAGAAGCCTCTGAGAGTCCAGGCTTGCGTAAGAAGAAAACCTCCAGACGTAGACTCTTGGAGAAGACCTTGGAGCTCTCAGAACCTAGTAATGCAGAATCCAACACAAGTTCTGCTGACAGCTTCTCCGCTTTACCCGTCATCAGCTCAGATTCAAGTCCAGATGTGGCACTAGAGCCCAAATTTACTTCAGTGCAGGTTACAAAGGAGAAGCCAACCTCAAAGTTATCCCCTCCTGAGCAGATTTTGTCCTCTATATCTCCCATACGACCTCAGGTTTTGCCTTCCGTTAGTAGCAGTCCATCAAGCGGTCTGGAGTTGGCAGCTGGTAATGTCTCTGACAAAGACCAACCAGGTCTTTATCAGGACCAGTTCCCTGTGCAAAGCAGGACATTTGTGCAgagtaaaaagagaaaaagtgaCGAGTTTTTGAGAGGTCACTCTGAAGACAAGTCAAACGTCCAAGCGAAAAAGTCTCGTGCTCCAGCACACGCGAAAGAGAAATCAATCCAAGAAAAAACGTTCACTTCAAGGTCCACATCTGGACAGCAACGAAAAGCTATGG ctCCACCAAGCTCAAGGAAGCTCACAAAACCTCCACCAAAGAAATCCTCTCCAAAAACAACTCAAAAAG ATGGTCGGTCTGTGAAGTCACTGAGCAGCTCAAGTCGAAAGCCTGCAAGGATAGTGGCTGTAGCGCAGGCCAGACTGACCTTTATAAAGCCGACACAGACTG CCATACCAAGACATCCACTGCCATTTGCTGCGAAGAACATGTTTTATGATGAGCGATGGATTGAGAAGCAGGAGCGGGGCTTCACTTGGTGGATGAATTATGTTCTCACTCCTGACGACTTCAAAGTTGCTACTGAAGTTACCAAAG tgaatgcCTTATCGTTAACTATGGGGAATGACAAATTCAACATACCCAAAGCACCAACGAAAGAAGAGATGTCTTTTAGAACCTACACAGCCCGTCAACGGCTAAACCGCCTTCGGCGGGCAGCTTGCAAGCTTTTTACATCAGAAAGCATGGTAAAGGCTATCCAGAGACTGGAGCTAGAAGTAGAAGCCAAGAGACTTCTTGTGCGAAAGGACAGACATCTCTGGAAGGACATAG GTGAGCGTCAGAAAGTTCTAAACTGGCTGATATCGTACAATCCACTTTGGTTGCGAATCGGACTTGag ACAATCTATGGAGAGCTAATATCACTTGAAAGCAACAATGATGTTATGGGACTGGCTATGTTTATTCTTGGACGTCTGTTGTGGAACCCAGACATAGCTGCTGAGTTCAGACATGCTAAAGTCCCCCATTTATACAGAGATG GCCATGAGGAGGCGCTCTCTCGCTTCACTCTAAAGAAACTAATCCTGCTGGTCTGCTTTCTGGATAAAGCCAAAGAGTCTAGACTGATCGAACATGATCCTTGTTTGTTCTGCATGGATGCTGAATTTAAG TCAAGCAAAGATCTGCTACTGGCATTCTCTCGGGACTTCCTCAGCGGTGAAGGCATTTTGTCACGGCACCTCAGCCACTTGGGCCTTGCAGTGTCCCATGTTCAGACTCCTCTGGATGAGTTCAACTTTGCCGTGAAGAAACTTGCTGTTGACTTGAGATGTGGCATACGTTTAGT CCGGGTCATGGAGCTCTTCACTCTGAACTGGACTTTGTCTAGAAAGCTGCGGATACCCGCTATTAGCCGTCTACAGAAAGTGCACAATGTTGATGTTGCACTACAGGTTCTGAAAGACAAAGGTGTTGACCTTAAAGATGAGCATG GAGCAAACATTGACTCCAGGGACATTGTGGATGGACACAGAGAAAAGACTCTTAATCTCCTGTGGAAGATCATATTTGCCTTCCAG GTGGAAGTGCTACTTGATGAGAATCAGCTCAAAGAGGAAATAAGTTTCCTCAGGAAAACATGGCGGACAAAACAGAAGCTGGCCTCATTAATGGCTAACAGTGGGGTTGCAGCGACGAGGATGAAGGCGAGACAAGCATTCGAACATCCCAGCCAAAAAGTGACACTTCTCATGGACTGGGTCAATGCTGTTTGTGAGTTCTACAGCTTAAAG GCTGAAAACTTCACAGTGTCATTCTCAGATGGTCGTATCCTGTGCTACCTCATTCATCATTACCATCCTGGTCATCTCCCTGCTGAGGGGATTCAACAGAGAACAACGCAGACCATTGAATGTGGCTATCGTGGCAGAGTGGAGCTCAATAACTCCTCGAGTGACTCGGACTGCTCTTTTGAAAACTTGCCTACAGTACAAACTGGTACTTTGA AATCTCCATCAGTGGACTTCAGAGAGCTACTTGAGAATGAGAGAAGTAACTTTCAGTTGGTGAACACTGCCGTATCTTATCTTGGAGGGGTGCCTGCTATGATAAATCCAGAAGATATGTCCAACACTATTCCAAATGAAAAG GTTGTCACATGCTACCTCTCCTTCCTCTGTGCCCGTCTTTTGGATCTCCGCAATGAAACGAGAGCAGCCCGGGTCATCCAGGGTGCATGGAGGAGATACAAGCTACAGAAGGACATTGAGCTTCTTCAG CAAAAGAACCTGGCTGCCACTAAAATCCAAGCCCTTGTGCGGAAATTCATCTTGAGAAGAAGAATGATCCGACAGAATAAGGCAGCCATCATGCTCCAAACATTCTGGAGAGGATACGTTGCACGGGAAAAGTTGAGAGTGctgaaaaaagagaaagagctTGCTCTTcaaaacgcagctgcaactgtAATTCag AGAACATACAAAGCTTGGAAGATTCAAAGTCTCCTGAAGAAAAACCACGCTGCCTCTGTAATCCAAGATGCTTTCCGGAAGTGGCACacaaaaaaattgctaaaaagaAATGCTGCGGCCTTGCGAATTCAAGCATGGTACAGGATGCAGCGTTGTAAAACCCAATATCTGGATATGAAAAGGAAAGCCGTTTGTGTTCAAGCATGGTTCAGAGGTCACCTTCAAAGATGCAAGTTCCAGACTTTAAAGAAAAGGCACGATGCCTCAGTTGTCATTCAGAGTGCATTCAGGGCTTACCACGTCAGACAACACATATCTAAAATGAAGCAAAATGCAGTCTTGATCCAGAGGTGGTTTCGAGCCTGCATGCTAAGGAAAGCAGaacaaaagagatattttaagATCAAATCGGCAGTTCTCACTTTGCAAGCAGCTTTCCGTGGCTGGAAGGTCCGACTATCTATGGCTCGGCGCCACCAAGCTGCACTTCGGATTCAAACTGCTTTCAGGCGGTTTATGGCACAAAGGCACTACTTGTGTTTAAAAAGATCGGCCATTGTTCTACAACAGAGATACAGAGCTAAAGTACTTGGAGACAAGTTCCGACAAGAGTATATGGCTCTTAAACTTGCTTCAGTGACAATTCAAGCAATTTGGCGAGGACAAGCTGAGAGGAGGAAGATCAGTCAACTCCACAGATTTGCTGAAGTCATTCAGTCAAACTACCGTAGATATGCGGCACGGACACGATTTTTGGAAATGAAACGGGCTGCCGTAGTCATTCAGAGACAATACAGAGCTTTCAGAGATGGACGGAAAGTGTACGCAGAATACACTGAAATTAAAAGAGCGGCCATTGTGCTACAGAGTGCTTATCGTGGCaagagagcaagacaagaacTGCAGAAGAAAAACGAAGCTGCAACTTTGATTCAGTCTGTGATAAGAGCACATAGTTGCCGTAAGAGGTTTTTAGCTCTAAAACATGCTGTTATTGTCATTCAGCAACGCCATCGGGCTTTTGAACTTGGACGGGTGGAAAGAAGCCATTACGTCCAGTTGAAGCAGGCAGCTATAACTCTACAAGCCATATATCGTGGTTCTAAAGTGAGGGAAAATCTTAAACGAGAACATCAAGCCGCTACTATCATTCAAGCGCAATTCCAAATGCATAAGATACGCATTGCCTTCCTTGCTGCCAAATGCGCAGCTATCATCATACAGCAGCGATACAGAGCCTACAGAGTTGGCAAATGCATGCAAGCTTCCTACGTTCAAATGAAAAATGCTGCCGTAGTTATTCAGTCAGCATTCAGGGGAATGAAAGTTCGCAACGACTTAAGAAAATCTCACTGTGCTGCAGCAGTGATTCAGGCACATTTCCGTGGACATTCCCAACTCAAGAAGTACCAAAGACAACAGTGGGCCGCATCAGTTTTACAGCAGCGATTCAGGGCAATGATGACTAAAAATGTTGTCATGAAGCAATATGCAGCCATAAAAACAGCCGCCATATGCATCCAGTCGGCTTTCCGTGGAATGTCCGTAAGAAAGCAAATTGCAGAAAGGCACAAATCTGCAAAAATTATCCAGAGGACATACAGAGCGTACAAGGAACGCCGTGATTACCTTGCTCTCAGAAATGCTACTATTTGTATTCAGCAACAGTACAGAGCAATTGTAAGCGCAAGGCAACAACATAAAAGATATTGCTCTTTGAGAGCAGCCGCCATCATTTTGCAGTCCATGTACCGAGGGATGAAAGTAAGGAAAGAAATCGCTAGAAAGCATAAAGCAGCCACTGTGATTCAGTcaatgtacaaaatgtacagAACTAGAGTGCGATTCCAAGCTATGAAACTGGCTGCGTTGGTCATACAGAGGCAATATAAGTGCCACCTACTGAGAAAAGAGGCGAGAAAGAACTTTTTGAAACTACGGCGTAGTGTGACAGCAATTCAGGCAATTTACCGAGGAAACTGTACACGCCGTGACATTGCTAGAATGAATTCCGCGGCCGCAGTCGTTCAACGGAAGTACCTTGCTTACAAACAAAGGAAGCTCTTTTTGTCCATTAGAGCTGCTGTTGTATTCTGTCAACGACGCTATCGATCCCTTTTGGTAGCAAGATGCGATCGGAGAGATTACTTTGCTAAACGCCAAGCTGTTGTTGCAATCCAGGCAACTTTCAGAGGAATGCAAGTCCGGCGACAGATCCGAAGACAGCATGAAGCTGCAACAATCATTCAGTCCCATGTGAGAAAACACATCCTCAAGTTGCGCTTCCAGCGCCTTCGGTGGGCAGTCTGTACTGTTCAGCAACGTTTCAGAGCTAACAAAATGATGAGGCGAGAGATGGCAGCACTACAGGAACGGAGGAGTGCTGCCTTGATTCTGCAAGCAGCCTATCGTGGCATGAAGTCCAGACAGACTCTCAAGCAAATGCATCGGGCTGCCACCACCGTTCAGGCCACTTTCAAAGCGTATACTGCTCGTAAACGGTATTTAGCGATGAAATGTGCTGCCATTGTCATTCAGCAAAGGTACCGTGCCACAAATGCAGCGAAACAGCAGAGAAAGCATTTTCTTGAAATGTGCCAAGGTGCACTTGTTCTGCAAGCGTGTTATAGAGGTCTCAAAGTTAGAAGGAAGCTTCTACAACAGCGTCAAGCAGCTGTCTTGATTCAATCTTGTTTTAGGAGGCACAAGGAGATGGTTAAGTACCAAGCCATGAGGTTGTCCGTTGTCATTATCCAGAGCCATTACAGGTCATATATCCAGGCTAGAGAAGATCGGGAGAACTATCTACGTTTAAGAAAGTCCGCCATTGTCATTCAAGCAGCTTTTCGAGGACACTCCCTAAGGAGACAATTGTCAGAAAAGCAAGAAGCGTCCATTATCATACAGGCTGCTTTTCGGATGTACCAACAAAGGTCTACATTTAAGCGACAGCGCTGGGCAGCCAGGGTTCTCCAACAGAGACTTAGAGCTCTGAAACTTCGGGACGAGCAGATGCGGCAATACCAGCGGGTGAGAAATGCCGTTGTATGCCTGCAGAAGTCTTTCAGAGGTATGAAAGGAAGAGAACTGGCAAGACGGACCAAGGCTGCAAGAACCATCCAGTCCTACCTTAGGATGACAATCCAACGATGGCGTTTCTTGAAAGAAAAGTCTGCAGCAATTGCAATTCAGTCTGCATACAGAGGTCATTGTGCCAGAGTTCAGCATGCCAGGATGCAAGCAAGCGCAACTCTCATCCAAAAGTGGTATAGATCACGTAAACTGGTCCAGAAAGATCGAAACAGTTTTGTTGCTCTTAAGCAAGCTACGCTTACTTTGCAATCTGCTTTGCGTGGAATGGTAGCGAGGAGGCTTGCAAAAAGAAGGCGGGCTGCAATCAAGATTCAGTCTGTTATGCGCATGCATGTACAACGCAAGCGCTACGTGACTCTACGCTCAAGTGTCCTGAAGTTGCAAGCTCAATACAGAATGTTTGTGGCCCAGAGAAGATACCGCAGGTTGCAGGCAGCAACTGCTACTCTCCAAAAGCATTACAGAGCTCATAGGGCAACAGTGGAGCAGAGGAGCAGTTATCTGAAGACACTCCAGAACATAAAGATACTTCAGGCCAGAGTGCGTGGACACATTGAGTATAGAAGATTTCAGAGATTGCGTGCAAGTGCTGTCACAATTCAG GCACATTATCGAGGAGTGATTGAGAGACGCAAGTTTCTGCAACTCAAGGAATCTGCTTTGGTTATACAGAAGCATTACAGAGCTTTCCATCTCTGCCAGAGAGAGCGTGCGCAGTTTCTTCAACTGCGAAAGTCAGCTGTTGTGATACAA ACAGCATTCAGGGCTTATCAAACAAGACAACATGCTGTGCGAGCACAGGCTGCCCGAAAAATTCAGGCCTGGTTCCGAGGACGCATAGCCAGGcgaaactacattttaaaacaagctGCTGTTGCAACCATTAGTCGGTGGTTTCAGGCAAGACGCCAACGTTTAAG ATTTCTAGCAGTCCAGCACAGTGTCCGAGTCATTCAGCAAAGATGGAGGGAAACTCTGATCGCCAGAAAACAGCACGCTGACTTCCTGAGGTTTAGAAAGTCTGTTATATGCATCCAGGCGTTATGGAGAGGTCAAAGAGTGAGAGATTCCATTCATAAG caaacaACAGCTGCTGTGAAGATACAGTCAGCTTTCAGAGGCTTTAGCCAAAGACGTCGATATCACAAACAGAGAGATGCTGCCATAATTCTACAGCGCCATTTCCGAGTCTTACGGCTGGCCAGAATTAAAGAAGAAAATCTACAAAGACGACACAATGCCGCTGTCTGTCTTCAGGCTTTGTGGCGTGGTTGGCTTGCGAGACGACAG GTAAAAGAAATGGCTTGTGCAGCAAGACGCCTTCGTTTCACAGCTGCTGTTTACCATCATCTCTGTGCCATAAGGATTCAGAGAGCTGTGCGAGTGCACTGGGCTCTGAAATCCGCCAAGCGGAAGATCTCTTCAGTCCTATACATCCAG CAATGTTTTAGGGCAAAGCTACAGAGAAAGAGATATCTCAAAGACAGAGAAGACATCATCAAGACCCAGAGGGCAGTGAGAACTTGGTTACGGCGTCGCAACGAAGCTGCCGCTACTATCCAGCATGCAGTTAGAAAGCTCCTTCTGAGACGCCGCAAGGAGAGGCTACAACGTGGAATAATAAAGGCACAG GCACTCTGGAGGGGTCATTGTTCAAGAAAACGTCACGACACCAGCAAAGTCATTTCCATGAGGTGCCGTCTCAGGGAAGTAAACAGAAGGGTGAAGGAAGAGGACAAGCTGTGTAACAAGACCACAACAGCCCTAAGCTACCTGCTTGGACTTCAAAATTATGCTTACATTCTTGCAGCCTTGAAGCATTTGG AAACTGCCACCAGACTTTCACCAGAGTGCTGTGAACGTCTTGTTGAAAGTGGAGCGACACATACCATCTTCACTCTAATAAGGAGCTGCAACAGAAGTGTGCCTTCAATGGAGATCATCACATTGTCCATCCAAGTTCTTCTCAACTTATCAAAA tacAACAGAACCATCGATGCAGTTTATGATGTGGACAACTCGGTAGAAACCCTTCTGGATCTTCTGCAGATCTACAGGGAGAAGGCTGGAGATAAGGTTGCAGACAAAGGAGGCAGCATCTTTACCAAGGCTTGTTTTCTCTTGGTCCTCTTGGTCCAGGATGAAAGGAGAGCAATG GAGGTTCGAAAGCTTTCAAAGACTTCGGATCGCATTCGCAGCATCTACCGACTCACGCTTCGAAAGTACAAGATGGATGCTGAGAGAAACAAAGTCAAACAGAAAATGAACACCTCGCTCAATGGAAGTTTCCTCCTCCAAGCCACCCCTCGAAAATCAAAACCTGTAGCCAG GTTTGCTCCTGACTGGGTTCTTCGGCGTGACAAACTGAAGGACATCGTGGATCCTCTTCGTGCCATTCAGATGCTGGCTAACGCTCTGGCTATTGTGCCTTGA